The Leptospirales bacterium genome has a segment encoding these proteins:
- a CDS encoding type II toxin-antitoxin system HigB family toxin: MRIIKRKTLSDFWVKHPDAEQPLKSWFHEVKKAQWETPAEIKRHYRTASILKKERVVFNIGGNDYRLVVHVHFKSKVVFIRFVGTHKAYDGINAQNV; encoded by the coding sequence GTGCGAATCATCAAAAGGAAGACGTTGTCCGATTTCTGGGTGAAACACCCCGATGCGGAACAGCCTCTCAAATCATGGTTCCACGAAGTGAAAAAAGCACAATGGGAGACCCCTGCCGAAATTAAGCGTCACTACCGAACGGCCAGCATCTTGAAGAAGGAACGCGTGGTTTTCAACATTGGAGGGAATGACTACCGGTTAGTGGTTCACGTCCACTTCAAAAGCAAGGTAGTATTCATTCGTTTTGTGGGAACTCATAAAGCATACGATGGAATCAATGCGCAGAATGTCTGA
- a CDS encoding helix-turn-helix domain-containing protein — protein sequence MKLKPVKTKKDYESALRRIDALMDAAKQSDIDELEILATLVEDYEEKHFPIESPDPVEAIRFRLEQMGLTQSDLAEYVGGKSRASEIMNHKRDLSKAMIRTLSKALQIPVESLLGV from the coding sequence ATGAAACTGAAGCCTGTCAAAACCAAGAAGGACTACGAAAGCGCACTGCGACGGATTGACGCGTTGATGGATGCCGCGAAGCAGTCAGATATTGATGAGCTGGAAATTCTGGCGACCCTGGTCGAGGATTACGAGGAAAAGCACTTCCCGATTGAATCACCTGACCCTGTGGAAGCTATCCGGTTCCGACTGGAACAAATGGGACTCACCCAGAGTGACCTCGCAGAGTACGTAGGAGGGAAAAGCCGCGCCTCGGAAATCATGAACCATAAGCGTGATTTGTCCAAAGCTATGATCCGCACACTTTCAAAGGCTCTGCAAATTCCCGTCGAGTCGCTTCTCGGAGTTTAG
- a CDS encoding apolipoprotein A1/A4/E family protein gives MAKLSQRLRNTLGDAAEDLEQMFEDQADSIQLRALESAELRFGARLDRSIDSLRSAMDRRFEGLRDNMDRKIDALRDDMDRKIGGLRDDMDRKFAAQSVDFDLKLDRRFGEFLVLLRSEIDARVGKALTVQTRWIAGIVVAQSVAILSYLALR, from the coding sequence ATGGCAAAATTAAGCCAGCGGCTGCGTAACACGCTGGGCGACGCGGCCGAGGACCTGGAACAGATGTTTGAGGATCAAGCGGACTCGATCCAGCTGAGGGCCCTGGAATCGGCGGAACTGCGCTTTGGCGCCCGACTGGACCGCAGCATTGATAGCCTGCGCTCAGCCATGGACCGCAGGTTCGAGGGTCTGCGCGACAATATGGACCGCAAGATCGACGCTCTGCGCGACGATATGGACCGTAAGATCGGCGGTCTGCGCGACGACATGGACCGCAAATTCGCGGCTCAATCTGTTGACTTTGATCTGAAACTGGATCGACGCTTTGGCGAATTTCTGGTCTTGCTGCGCTCGGAAATCGACGCTCGCGTGGGCAAAGCGCTGACCGTGCAGACGCGCTGGATTGCCGGCATCGTTGTGGCGCAAAGCGTCGCCATCCTGAGTTATCTGGCGCTGCGCTAG
- a CDS encoding nucleotidyltransferase family protein, protein MRIRTEFGVAALSLFGSWARDEARPESDIDIMVRFSGPATFKGYFDLREYLESLLDGPVDLVTEGGLPATLRATVERDLIRVA, encoded by the coding sequence GTGCGAATCCGAACCGAGTTCGGAGTAGCAGCGCTTTCGCTATTTGGCTCCTGGGCCAGGGACGAGGCGCGGCCAGAGAGCGATATCGACATTATGGTCCGATTCAGCGGACCGGCTACGTTTAAGGGCTACTTTGACCTGAGGGAGTATCTCGAATCCCTTCTGGATGGGCCCGTCGACCTGGTTACGGAAGGCGGACTTCCCGCGACGTTGCGAGCAACGGTAGAAAGGGACTTGATTCGTGTCGCGTGA